Proteins encoded together in one Deinococcus irradiatisoli window:
- a CDS encoding ABC transporter permease, translated as MTSLTPVSAPVRPRNLTPLWQVLGLLIIVGVWWLITDVLKLWPPYVFPSPKAVWEEFSYGLWGSGPQDGKLLSSVGSSLRRVALGYVIAVALGSAVGLLMSLWRPLRDTLGAYLQGLQSVPSIAFVPFAILFLGLNERAVMFVVIIEGFIPVALAVSGAVLNVPPAWRTAGRTLGASHFSLVTRVLLPAALPNIVTGLRTAWSFAWRALIGAELLTANPGLGRLLEVGRNTSNMALVIATIIIVGVVGGLFDLLIRALETRMRRDYGLEVQV; from the coding sequence ATGACTTCGCTGACGCCCGTCAGCGCCCCAGTCCGGCCGCGCAACCTGACGCCGCTGTGGCAGGTGCTGGGCCTGCTGATCATCGTGGGCGTGTGGTGGCTGATCACCGACGTGCTCAAGCTCTGGCCGCCGTACGTGTTTCCCAGCCCCAAAGCCGTCTGGGAGGAATTCTCCTACGGACTGTGGGGCAGCGGGCCGCAGGACGGCAAGCTGCTCTCGTCGGTGGGCAGTTCGTTGCGGCGGGTGGCGCTGGGCTACGTGATCGCGGTGGCGCTCGGCAGCGCCGTGGGCCTGCTGATGTCGCTGTGGCGGCCGCTGCGCGACACCCTGGGCGCGTACCTGCAGGGCCTGCAGAGCGTGCCGAGCATCGCCTTCGTGCCGTTCGCGATTCTGTTTTTGGGCCTCAACGAGCGGGCGGTGATGTTCGTGGTGATCATCGAGGGCTTTATTCCGGTGGCACTGGCGGTCTCGGGCGCGGTGCTGAACGTCCCGCCGGCCTGGAGAACCGCCGGGCGCACCCTGGGGGCCAGCCACTTCTCGCTGGTCACGCGGGTGCTGCTGCCGGCCGCGCTGCCGAACATCGTCACCGGCCTGCGTACCGCCTGGAGTTTTGCCTGGCGGGCCCTGATCGGCGCTGAACTGCTCACCGCCAATCCGGGGCTGGGCCGCCTGCTGGAAGTGGGGCGCAACACCTCGAACATGGCGCTGGTGATCGCCACCATCATCATCGTGGGGGTGGTGGGCGGCCTCTTCGATCTGCTGATCCGCGCCCTGGAAACCCGCATGCGCCGTGATTACGGCCTGGAGGTGCAGGTATGA
- a CDS encoding ABC transporter substrate-binding protein — protein MTHRTPTILAVLILPMLSLASAQGSTVRIGFFPNLTHAPALVAIEKGYYAAQMKGVKIETKDFVSGTTLSEAFAAGAIDIGLIGPGPAINAAVKGMPVQIIAGASEAGALLVARKGSGITSYKDLAGKKVAVPSLGNTQDISLRAILADAGLKAQTDGGNVTIVPLAPADVAAAFVSKQVDAALVPEPWAALLEGQGNKAVGDEKTVWRNGNYPSALVIVSTKFAQANPEIVKGFLRAHLQAIRFINKSPAAAQTAVSSALFKLTNQKVDARVLQLALKRTRFTANVDIEALKAYSQLNLAAGYSRKAPDFDALVDLTMLNALNASQGQLQATPRTALGLK, from the coding sequence ATGACACACCGCACCCCCACCATCCTGGCCGTGCTGATCCTGCCCATGCTCAGCCTGGCCTCAGCTCAGGGTTCCACCGTGCGTATCGGCTTTTTTCCCAACCTGACGCACGCCCCGGCCCTGGTCGCCATCGAGAAGGGCTACTACGCCGCCCAGATGAAAGGCGTCAAGATCGAGACCAAGGACTTCGTGTCCGGCACCACCCTCAGCGAGGCCTTCGCGGCCGGAGCCATCGACATCGGCCTGATCGGCCCCGGCCCGGCCATCAACGCGGCCGTCAAGGGCATGCCGGTTCAGATCATCGCCGGCGCCTCCGAAGCCGGAGCGCTGCTGGTGGCCCGCAAAGGCTCGGGCATCACCAGCTACAAAGACCTGGCCGGCAAGAAAGTAGCGGTGCCGAGCCTGGGCAACACCCAGGACATCAGCCTGCGGGCCATTCTCGCCGACGCGGGCCTCAAGGCCCAGACCGACGGCGGCAACGTGACCATCGTGCCGCTGGCGCCCGCCGACGTGGCCGCCGCCTTTGTAAGCAAGCAGGTGGACGCGGCGCTGGTGCCGGAACCCTGGGCGGCGCTGCTCGAAGGCCAGGGCAACAAAGCGGTCGGTGACGAGAAGACCGTGTGGCGTAACGGCAACTACCCTTCGGCCCTGGTGATCGTCAGCACCAAGTTCGCCCAGGCCAATCCCGAGATCGTCAAGGGCTTCTTGCGCGCCCACCTGCAGGCCATCCGGTTCATTAACAAATCGCCCGCCGCGGCGCAGACGGCGGTCAGCAGCGCCCTGTTCAAATTGACAAACCAGAAGGTCGATGCCCGGGTGTTGCAACTGGCGCTCAAACGCACCCGCTTTACCGCCAACGTGGACATCGAGGCGCTCAAGGCCTACTCGCAGCTCAACCTGGCGGCCGGCTACAGCCGCAAAGCGCCGGACTTCGACGCGCTGGTCGACCTGACGATGCTCAACGCGCTGAATGCGTCGCAGGGACAGCTTCAAGCCACGCCGCGCACGGCCCTGGGCCTGAAATGA
- the sat gene encoding sulfate adenylyltransferase: MTPSTPSPIPSTSASSLLLPAPLGGTLVHRVVRRGEDFELGELGQLPRLELSERGAADLEMIATGAYSPLTGFLGEQDYLSVIEHLRLADGTPWSIPITLPVARQDAGQYRGRVLLTHGDVPVGTLEVTEQFEARKAYEAREIYRTEDPQHPGVAALYAAGEVYLAGPVTLFEVPRGAFPQAHRTPAEVREAIEARGWRSTVAFQTRNPVHRAHEYLQKVALELVDGLLLHPLVGATKGDDVPAATRMQAYDVLLDKYYPRERTLLSVYPAAMRYAGPREAILHALSRRNYGATHFIVGRDHAGVGSYYGTYDAQEIFGAYTAQELGIQILKFEHTFYCQTCAQLVSPRTCPHDASHHLVLSGTKVREKLRAGEPLPPEFSRPEVAEVLRAAYQQASD; the protein is encoded by the coding sequence ATGACGCCCAGTACCCCCTCGCCCATTCCCTCCACTTCCGCTTCTTCCCTGCTGCTGCCGGCGCCGCTGGGCGGCACCCTGGTCCACCGGGTGGTGCGCCGGGGCGAGGACTTCGAACTCGGCGAGCTGGGTCAGCTGCCGCGCCTGGAACTCAGCGAACGCGGCGCGGCCGATCTGGAGATGATCGCTACAGGGGCGTACTCGCCGCTGACCGGCTTTCTGGGCGAGCAGGACTACCTGTCGGTGATCGAGCACCTACGGCTGGCCGACGGGACTCCTTGGAGCATTCCGATTACCCTGCCGGTGGCGCGCCAGGACGCCGGACAGTACCGGGGCCGGGTGCTGCTGACGCACGGCGACGTGCCGGTGGGCACCCTGGAAGTCACCGAGCAGTTCGAGGCCCGCAAGGCCTACGAGGCGCGCGAAATCTACCGCACCGAGGACCCGCAGCACCCCGGCGTGGCGGCGCTCTACGCGGCCGGCGAGGTGTACCTGGCCGGGCCGGTGACCTTGTTCGAGGTGCCGCGCGGCGCCTTTCCCCAGGCGCACCGCACCCCCGCCGAGGTGCGCGAGGCGATCGAGGCGCGCGGGTGGCGCAGCACCGTAGCGTTCCAGACCCGCAACCCGGTTCACCGCGCCCACGAGTACCTGCAGAAAGTCGCGCTGGAACTTGTCGACGGGCTGCTGCTGCACCCGCTGGTCGGGGCCACCAAGGGTGACGACGTGCCGGCCGCCACCCGCATGCAGGCCTACGACGTGCTGCTCGACAAGTACTACCCGCGTGAGCGCACCCTGCTGAGCGTGTACCCGGCCGCCATGCGTTACGCCGGCCCGCGCGAGGCGATTCTGCATGCCCTGTCGCGGCGCAACTACGGTGCCACCCACTTCATCGTGGGCCGCGACCACGCCGGGGTGGGCAGCTACTACGGCACCTACGACGCCCAGGAGATTTTCGGCGCCTACACTGCGCAGGAACTCGGCATCCAGATTCTGAAGTTCGAGCACACCTTCTACTGCCAGACCTGCGCCCAGCTGGTCAGTCCGCGCACCTGCCCGCACGATGCCTCGCACCACCTGGTGCTGAGCGGCACCAAGGTGCGCGAGAAGCTGCGCGCCGGCGAGCCGCTGCCGCCGGAATTCAGCCGCCCGGAAGTGGCCGAGGTGCTGCGGGCCGCTTACCAGCAGGCGAGCGATTAA
- a CDS encoding phosphoadenylyl-sulfate reductase, with product MTALEERPAGAATALPTFDESSDATDVIRWALSVHPDLLMPSAFNLNGVVLLDLAVRAGYRGEVVFVDTGYHFPETLQTRDRLAARYPELTFVTLNAGAHPEDGQTASDLYASDPDACCAARKVAPLQAYLRGRAPSALLNARSRDQASTRAEIPFVEEGGARRKINPLAFWTREKLEAYAAEHDLPVSPLYAAGFLSVGCWPCTRAVRPGEDARAGRWAGKGKTECGLWAGEGQL from the coding sequence ATGACCGCGCTGGAAGAGCGTCCGGCTGGGGCGGCGACGGCCCTGCCCACTTTCGACGAATCCAGCGACGCCACCGACGTGATTCGCTGGGCGCTGTCGGTTCATCCGGACCTGCTGATGCCCAGCGCCTTCAACCTCAACGGGGTGGTGCTGCTCGATCTGGCGGTGCGGGCCGGCTACCGGGGCGAGGTGGTGTTCGTGGACACCGGCTACCACTTCCCCGAAACCCTGCAGACCCGTGACCGGCTGGCGGCGCGCTACCCGGAGCTGACCTTCGTGACGCTGAACGCGGGAGCCCACCCGGAAGACGGCCAGACCGCCAGCGACCTCTACGCCTCGGACCCCGACGCCTGCTGCGCCGCCCGCAAGGTGGCGCCGCTGCAAGCGTATCTGCGTGGGCGCGCGCCCTCGGCACTGCTGAACGCCCGCAGCCGCGATCAGGCCAGCACCCGCGCCGAGATTCCCTTCGTCGAGGAGGGCGGCGCCCGGCGCAAGATCAATCCGCTGGCGTTCTGGACCCGTGAGAAGCTCGAAGCCTACGCCGCCGAGCACGATTTGCCGGTGAGCCCGCTGTACGCCGCCGGCTTTCTGAGCGTCGGTTGCTGGCCGTGCACCCGCGCGGTGCGCCCCGGCGAGGATGCCCGCGCCGGACGTTGGGCCGGCAAGGGCAAGACCGAGTGCGGCCTGTGGGCCGGCGAGGGCCAGCTCTGA
- the cysC gene encoding adenylyl-sulfate kinase has translation MSPTPNVPGRVLWLTGLSGAGKSTLASALYQELLAAGVKAELLDGDAVRENLSKGLGFSRADRDTNVRRIGFVAGLLARHGVTVLVSAISPYAETRREVLSQLPGAAEVFVDAPLETVTERDVKGLYLKAIAGEIAHFTGVSDPYEAPTQPALHLRTDLLSVEECLEQLRPLAGLREPVPA, from the coding sequence GTGAGCCCTACCCCCAACGTACCCGGCCGGGTGCTGTGGCTCACCGGATTGTCGGGGGCCGGAAAAAGTACCCTGGCGAGCGCCCTGTATCAGGAACTGCTGGCGGCGGGCGTCAAAGCCGAGCTGCTCGACGGCGACGCGGTACGCGAGAACCTCAGCAAGGGGCTGGGCTTTTCCCGGGCCGACCGCGACACCAACGTGCGCCGCATCGGGTTCGTGGCCGGGTTGCTGGCCCGGCACGGCGTCACGGTGCTGGTCAGCGCCATCTCGCCCTACGCCGAGACCCGCCGCGAGGTGCTCTCACAGCTGCCCGGCGCCGCCGAGGTCTTCGTGGACGCACCGCTGGAAACCGTCACCGAGCGCGATGTGAAGGGCCTGTACCTCAAAGCCATCGCCGGCGAGATCGCGCACTTCACCGGCGTCTCGGACCCCTACGAAGCGCCCACCCAGCCGGCCCTGCATCTGCGCACCGACCTGCTGAGCGTCGAGGAGTGCCTGGAACAGTTGCGCCCGCTGGCCGGACTGCGCGAGCCGGTGCCGGCATGA
- a CDS encoding nitrite/sulfite reductase, producing the protein MSDIEALKKELPPFEIFDLIPQYAAAGQIDPEKIDLLKWAGVYPQRPQEDGFLMMRVKVPTAELSAQTMRVVAGIAEDYGRGLLDVTDRQAFQFHWLRIENIPAILTRLETVGLHTRGACGDTVRAVIASPLAGLDARERIDVRPIAAAMEGTLSGNKDFEDLPRKFKISLTATPELEGIHHINDIGFLAHEVNGEVGFDVWVGGGLGAVAHLAKRLGVFIKPEQVVEVGRAIAGAYRDHGYRVNRKKSRLKYLIKDLGPEKFRELVENDYLGYKMQDGPAAPVARFGGSDVLGINPQKDGLNYVVLSTTVGRINPDKARALAGLSEKYGKGVLRTTAFQNMMIPHVRTEDLGALVAELETLDLAPKATLRGTTIACTGTQFCRLALTETKARVAGMIDLLEPLHSDLDVPLTINLTGCSNACTRYQVADLGFMGAQRTHKDGDQDVIEEVYNVHLAGSLGQAERLGAKLKGSVPAERLTEYTDKVISEFKANKQPGESFVEYADRVGQERFLPDTVLGQNVKPAAREQVLA; encoded by the coding sequence ATGTCCGATATCGAAGCGCTGAAAAAAGAACTGCCCCCCTTTGAAATCTTCGACCTGATTCCGCAGTACGCCGCCGCCGGACAGATCGACCCGGAGAAGATCGACCTGCTCAAGTGGGCCGGGGTGTACCCCCAGCGCCCGCAGGAAGACGGTTTCCTGATGATGCGCGTCAAGGTGCCCACCGCCGAGCTGAGCGCCCAGACCATGCGTGTGGTGGCGGGCATCGCCGAGGACTACGGGCGCGGCCTGCTCGACGTGACCGACCGGCAGGCGTTTCAGTTTCACTGGCTGCGGATCGAGAACATCCCCGCCATCCTCACGCGGCTGGAAACGGTGGGCCTGCACACCCGTGGGGCCTGCGGCGACACCGTGCGCGCCGTGATCGCCTCGCCGCTCGCAGGCCTCGACGCCCGCGAGCGCATCGACGTGCGCCCGATCGCCGCCGCGATGGAAGGCACCCTCAGCGGCAACAAGGACTTCGAGGACCTGCCGCGCAAGTTCAAGATCAGCCTCACCGCGACCCCCGAGCTCGAAGGCATTCACCACATCAACGACATCGGCTTTCTGGCGCACGAGGTCAACGGCGAGGTGGGCTTCGACGTATGGGTCGGCGGCGGTCTGGGCGCGGTGGCGCACCTTGCCAAGCGCCTAGGCGTGTTCATCAAGCCCGAACAGGTAGTCGAGGTGGGCCGGGCCATCGCCGGGGCCTACCGCGACCACGGCTACCGGGTCAACCGCAAGAAGAGCCGCCTGAAGTACCTGATCAAGGATCTGGGGCCGGAGAAGTTCCGCGAACTCGTCGAGAACGACTACCTGGGGTACAAGATGCAGGACGGCCCCGCCGCGCCGGTGGCCCGCTTCGGCGGCAGCGACGTGCTGGGCATCAACCCTCAGAAAGACGGGCTGAACTACGTGGTGCTCTCCACCACCGTAGGCCGCATCAACCCCGACAAGGCGCGCGCGCTAGCGGGGCTCTCCGAGAAGTACGGCAAAGGTGTGCTGAGAACCACCGCCTTCCAGAACATGATGATTCCGCACGTGCGGACCGAAGACCTCGGCGCGCTGGTGGCCGAGCTGGAAACCCTCGACCTGGCGCCCAAGGCCACCCTGCGCGGCACCACCATCGCCTGCACCGGCACCCAGTTCTGCCGTCTGGCCCTCACCGAGACCAAGGCGCGGGTGGCCGGCATGATCGATCTGCTCGAACCGCTTCACAGCGACCTCGACGTGCCGCTGACCATCAACCTGACCGGCTGCAGCAACGCCTGCACCCGCTACCAGGTGGCCGACCTGGGCTTCATGGGCGCCCAGCGCACCCACAAGGACGGCGACCAGGACGTGATCGAGGAGGTCTACAACGTCCACCTGGCCGGCAGCCTCGGGCAGGCCGAGCGCCTGGGGGCCAAGCTCAAGGGCAGCGTTCCGGCCGAGCGCCTCACCGAGTACACCGACAAGGTGATCAGCGAGTTCAAGGCTAACAAGCAGCCGGGCGAGAGCTTCGTCGAGTACGCCGACCGGGTGGGCCAAGAGCGCTTCCTGCCCGACACGGTGCTGGGCCAGAACGTCAAGCCGGCTGCCCGCGAGCAGGTGCTGGCGTGA
- a CDS encoding DUF4395 domain-containing protein yields the protein MPTDLAALKFNQLSVVGLTALALITRTPWISGVLGAAMLFGAAFPQRSPLRAAYRALSPRLGLTPQIVDEAPDAHHFAQGVGSAFLLASFAALLGGFTGLGVALGFTVIGLAMLNLTTQICVGCLLYYRYKLLRYRLGARA from the coding sequence ATGCCGACCGACCTCGCCGCCCTGAAGTTCAACCAGCTCAGCGTGGTGGGCCTCACCGCCCTGGCGTTGATCACCAGGACGCCCTGGATCAGCGGGGTGCTGGGCGCCGCGATGCTTTTCGGCGCGGCCTTTCCGCAGCGCAGCCCGCTGAGGGCGGCGTACCGCGCCCTCTCGCCCCGGCTGGGCCTGACCCCACAAATCGTGGACGAAGCGCCCGACGCGCACCACTTCGCTCAGGGCGTCGGCAGCGCGTTTTTGCTGGCCTCGTTCGCCGCGCTGCTCGGCGGCTTCACCGGGCTGGGGGTGGCGCTGGGCTTCACCGTGATCGGCCTGGCGATGCTCAACCTCACCACGCAGATTTGCGTGGGCTGTTTGCTGTACTACCGCTACAAACTGCTGCGCTACCGCCTCGGCGCCCGCGCCTGA
- a CDS encoding ABC transporter ATP-binding protein, with amino-acid sequence MSERSSPSVIRRLYGLLTPYRRTVLLGMACLIGSVAAELYPPLVWGRVVDLGLLKRDWTYIGWQLALLVAVFGLQQLLAAWRGLLLERAGQQLTFDLRMRLYTKLAGQSAAYFEGQRSGDLLSRVTADVDGIQDVLLRGTDAVLGNALRLIGVIAIFIALQPLLGVVVTLPMLLVAVMLRRYNANVRPAYRAARTRLGDLSALIADRLAGIRVVQGFAREDAEARKVEAIGRSLYQEGVTAVQLRNRAFPVVRFVANFGNVLMLGGGVWLIARGQFTLGGLLAYRGYGRYFYGPIDDLVNINDLLQRAEASGRRIFQVLDAPQNVTERPGARPLPLPSRGEVVFENVTFGYEPGRPVLRGLNLRVAAGERVALLGASGAGKSTLTSLLTRTYDPQEGRVTLDGLDVRDLTLPSLRRAAAVMQQDTFLFHDTVLENVRYARPNASPEEVQAALEVAGAAAFVEALPQGLETLVGERGVKLSGGQRQRLAIARVLLADPAVLLLDEPTSALDTESEALIVDALERLMRGRTAIVVTHRLSLARSADRIVVLEGGVVVEEGAPQVLRRQRGRYAALEEAALLTSGALAND; translated from the coding sequence ATGTCTGAGCGCTCCTCGCCTTCGGTGATTCGCCGCCTCTACGGCCTGCTGACGCCGTACCGCCGCACGGTGCTGCTGGGCATGGCCTGCCTGATCGGCAGCGTGGCCGCCGAACTCTACCCGCCGTTGGTGTGGGGCCGGGTGGTGGACCTGGGCCTGCTGAAGCGAGACTGGACCTATATCGGCTGGCAACTGGCGCTGCTGGTCGCGGTGTTCGGATTACAGCAACTGCTGGCCGCCTGGCGGGGATTGCTGCTCGAACGGGCCGGGCAGCAGTTGACCTTCGATCTGCGGATGCGGCTATACACCAAGCTGGCCGGGCAATCGGCGGCGTACTTCGAGGGACAGCGCAGCGGCGACCTGCTCTCGCGCGTCACTGCCGACGTGGACGGCATTCAGGACGTGCTGCTGCGCGGCACCGACGCCGTGCTGGGCAACGCCCTGCGCCTGATCGGGGTGATCGCCATCTTCATCGCCCTGCAACCGCTGCTGGGGGTGGTGGTGACCTTACCGATGCTGCTGGTCGCCGTGATGCTGCGGCGCTACAACGCCAACGTGCGCCCGGCCTACCGCGCCGCCCGTACCCGGCTGGGCGACCTCTCGGCCCTGATCGCCGATAGGTTGGCCGGCATCCGGGTGGTGCAGGGCTTTGCCCGCGAGGACGCCGAGGCCCGCAAGGTCGAGGCCATCGGGCGCTCGCTGTACCAGGAGGGCGTGACGGCGGTGCAACTGCGCAACCGAGCGTTTCCGGTGGTGCGCTTCGTGGCGAACTTCGGCAACGTGCTGATGCTCGGCGGCGGCGTGTGGCTGATCGCCCGGGGGCAGTTCACCCTGGGCGGGCTGCTGGCGTACCGGGGCTACGGGCGCTACTTCTACGGCCCGATCGACGATCTGGTGAACATCAACGACCTGCTCCAGCGTGCCGAGGCCAGCGGGCGGCGCATCTTCCAGGTGCTCGACGCGCCGCAGAACGTCACCGAGCGCCCCGGTGCCCGGCCCCTGCCGCTTCCATCTCGCGGCGAGGTGGTGTTCGAGAACGTCACCTTCGGTTACGAGCCGGGCCGACCGGTGCTGCGCGGCCTGAACCTGCGCGTCGCGGCGGGCGAGCGGGTGGCGCTGCTCGGCGCGTCGGGGGCCGGCAAGAGCACCCTGACTAGTCTGCTGACCCGCACCTACGATCCGCAGGAAGGCCGGGTGACGCTCGACGGTCTGGACGTGCGCGACCTGACCCTGCCCTCGCTGCGCCGCGCCGCCGCCGTGATGCAGCAGGACACCTTCCTCTTTCACGACACGGTGCTGGAAAACGTGCGCTACGCCCGCCCCAACGCTTCGCCCGAGGAGGTCCAGGCGGCGCTGGAGGTCGCGGGCGCGGCGGCCTTTGTCGAGGCGCTCCCGCAGGGCCTGGAGACCCTGGTGGGGGAGCGCGGCGTCAAACTTTCCGGCGGGCAGCGCCAGCGGCTGGCAATTGCGCGGGTGCTGCTGGCTGACCCGGCGGTGCTTCTGCTCGACGAACCGACCAGCGCCCTGGATACCGAGTCCGAGGCGCTGATCGTGGACGCGCTGGAGCGCCTGATGCGCGGGCGCACCGCCATCGTGGTGACCCACCGCCTGTCGCTGGCCCGCAGCGCCGACCGCATCGTGGTGCTCGAAGGCGGCGTGGTGGTCGAGGAGGGCGCGCCGCAAGTGCTCCGGCGTCAGCGCGGACGGTATGCTGCCCTGGAAGAAGCGGCCCTGCTCACTTCGGGCGCGCTGGCCAACGACTGA
- a CDS encoding Ohr family peroxiredoxin yields MTKPRPLYETSAQAHGGRAGHVDSPDGQLQVRLAVPEALGGDGGSGSTPEQLFAAALAACFESAMGAAARAEQYPEFGVMKVLAVVGLVAQGDAHDLQVALDITLPGLSRAQAGHLVERAQTICAYSRALASQIEYRLHDA; encoded by the coding sequence ATGACCAAGCCCAGACCTCTGTATGAAACCTCCGCCCAGGCCCACGGGGGCCGCGCCGGACACGTCGACAGCCCCGACGGTCAGCTGCAGGTGCGCCTGGCCGTGCCGGAAGCGCTGGGCGGCGACGGCGGCAGCGGCAGCACGCCCGAGCAGTTGTTCGCGGCGGCGCTGGCGGCCTGCTTCGAGAGCGCGATGGGCGCGGCAGCCCGGGCCGAGCAGTATCCGGAATTCGGCGTGATGAAGGTGCTCGCGGTGGTGGGGCTGGTGGCCCAGGGTGACGCCCACGACCTTCAGGTGGCGCTCGACATCACGCTGCCGGGGCTCAGCCGCGCGCAGGCCGGGCATCTGGTGGAGCGCGCCCAGACCATCTGCGCCTACAGCCGGGCGCTGGCGAGCCAGATCGAGTACCGCCTGCACGACGCCTGA
- a CDS encoding Rrf2 family transcriptional regulator, with translation MRLSTTDVYAFQALGYLGTQEVSRWVSSDEISEHTHIARPYLVRILAALSAKGVVKSKKGIGGGYALARKPQLISLCEVVRAVDGPVAPLSCISLNWREACVEEERCHARNTVYVKMRDAMLAVLQEFSVQDLVLDARQGVSYSHCLEHLLKPNA, from the coding sequence ATGCGCCTGTCCACCACCGATGTCTACGCGTTTCAGGCCCTGGGCTACCTCGGCACCCAGGAGGTCAGCCGCTGGGTGTCGAGTGACGAGATCAGCGAGCACACCCACATCGCCCGGCCGTATCTGGTACGGATTCTGGCGGCCCTGAGCGCCAAAGGGGTGGTCAAAAGCAAGAAAGGCATCGGCGGCGGCTACGCCCTGGCGCGCAAGCCGCAGCTGATCTCGCTGTGCGAGGTGGTGCGCGCCGTGGACGGGCCGGTGGCGCCGCTGTCGTGTATCAGCCTCAACTGGCGCGAGGCCTGCGTGGAAGAGGAGCGCTGCCACGCCCGCAACACCGTCTACGTGAAAATGCGCGACGCCATGCTGGCGGTGTTGCAGGAATTCAGCGTGCAGGACCTCGTTCTCGACGCCAGACAAGGCGTGAGCTACAGCCACTGCCTGGAGCACCTCCTCAAGCCCAACGCCTGA
- a CDS encoding dihydroorotase: MLTVTNIRRPGSDTPETLTVENGLIKGWNLAAEGEVIDGQGATLVPAFIEAHAHLREPGQEQKEDLASGLAAAAAGGYGTVISMPNTSPVVDDPATVRALIDKAARLGLARLRPAAALTRGQDGEQLAELSLLAEAGAAMFTDDGRTNENARTLRLGLDYAHSLGQVVSVHAEDASLRAGGVMNEGPVSEALGLPGNPAAAEAARIARDIEICALTGGRLHIQHLSTARALELVRSAKARGVNITCEVCPHHLLLTDEALRSFDAIYKVAPPLRTQSDANALLAGLQDGTVDCLATDHAPHTRAEKELDLLQAPSGIAYIEIAFPLMWTNFGEQLGLQKLVDLLTVDVARVLAWPAPSLEVGAPADFTLLDLETVRPVQPETFKSKAKFTPWAGHELKGWPTLTVVGGAVAYRRES; this comes from the coding sequence ATGCTCACCGTCACCAATATTCGCCGCCCCGGCTCCGACACCCCCGAAACCCTCACCGTGGAAAACGGCCTGATCAAGGGCTGGAATCTGGCTGCCGAAGGCGAGGTCATCGACGGCCAGGGCGCCACCCTCGTCCCGGCCTTCATCGAGGCGCACGCCCACCTGCGTGAGCCCGGCCAGGAGCAGAAAGAAGACCTCGCCTCCGGTCTGGCGGCGGCGGCGGCAGGCGGCTACGGCACCGTGATCAGCATGCCCAACACCTCCCCGGTGGTGGACGACCCGGCCACCGTGCGCGCCCTGATCGACAAGGCCGCCCGGCTGGGCCTGGCCCGGCTGCGCCCCGCCGCCGCCCTGACGCGCGGGCAGGACGGCGAGCAGCTGGCCGAACTGTCGCTGCTCGCCGAAGCGGGCGCGGCCATGTTTACCGACGACGGGCGCACCAACGAGAACGCCCGTACCCTGCGCCTGGGCCTGGACTACGCCCACTCGCTGGGCCAGGTCGTCAGCGTGCATGCCGAGGACGCCTCGCTGCGGGCCGGCGGCGTGATGAATGAGGGACCGGTCAGCGAGGCGCTGGGCCTGCCCGGCAACCCGGCGGCGGCGGAAGCGGCCCGCATCGCCCGCGACATCGAGATCTGCGCCCTGACCGGCGGGCGGCTGCACATCCAGCACCTCTCCACCGCCCGCGCCCTGGAACTGGTGCGTAGCGCCAAGGCGCGCGGCGTGAACATCACCTGCGAGGTCTGCCCCCACCACCTGCTGCTGACCGACGAAGCGCTGCGAAGCTTCGACGCCATCTACAAGGTCGCGCCGCCCCTGCGGACCCAGAGCGACGCCAACGCGCTTCTGGCTGGTCTTCAGGACGGCACGGTGGACTGCCTCGCCACCGACCACGCCCCGCACACCCGCGCCGAGAAGGAACTCGATCTACTCCAGGCGCCGTCCGGCATCGCCTACATCGAGATCGCCTTTCCGCTGATGTGGACGAACTTCGGCGAACAGCTGGGTTTGCAGAAACTGGTGGACCTGCTGACCGTGGACGTGGCCCGGGTGCTGGCCTGGCCCGCGCCGAGCCTGGAGGTGGGTGCGCCCGCCGACTTCACCCTGCTCGATCTGGAAACGGTGCGCCCGGTGCAGCCGGAAACCTTCAAAAGCAAGGCCAAGTTTACCCCCTGGGCCGGACACGAGCTGAAAGGCTGGCCGACGCTGACGGTGGTGGGCGGCGCGGTGGCCTACCGCCGCGAAAGTTAA
- the arr gene encoding NAD(+)--rifampin ADP-ribosyltransferase: MAAAEKSGALDEGPFYHGTKADLQVGDLLTPGFSSNYRPEVIMNHIYFTALGPDAAGFAAALARGEGRERVYIVEPTGPFENDPNVTDKKFPGNPTRSYRSQSPLRIVGEVTEWARQTPEELQRWREKLVKAQGEIVN, from the coding sequence ATGGCCGCAGCCGAGAAGTCCGGGGCTCTGGACGAGGGTCCCTTTTATCACGGCACGAAAGCGGATTTGCAGGTGGGCGATCTGCTCACGCCAGGGTTCAGCTCGAACTACAGGCCCGAAGTCATCATGAACCACATCTACTTCACGGCCCTGGGGCCTGATGCCGCCGGATTCGCCGCCGCTCTGGCCCGAGGTGAAGGACGCGAACGCGTTTATATCGTCGAACCGACAGGCCCCTTCGAAAACGACCCGAACGTAACAGACAAGAAGTTTCCCGGCAATCCGACCCGCTCGTACCGCAGCCAGTCGCCTTTGAGAATCGTCGGCGAAGTCACGGAGTGGGCGCGGCAGACACCCGAGGAACTCCAGAGATGGCGCGAGAAGCTGGTGAAGGCCCAGGGAGAGATCGTCAACTGA